The following are encoded in a window of Drosophila simulans strain w501 chromosome 3L, Prin_Dsim_3.1, whole genome shotgun sequence genomic DNA:
- the LOC6737151 gene encoding large proline-rich protein bag6-B isoform X8 yields MLINLKVKTLDARIHEFSIDNELTIRQFKDQIAEKTNIAAENQRIIYQGRVLVDDKQVKEYDVDGKVLHVAERPPFSQRGANARNNDEPMRTFRNVARPQPPGMRNSPYFRAIDGMLVSTMAIPVNNGPVAGARPPPNRYPNSSSFCINRITVALHMIDCADNIAAYLENPAIGLNNQSLDILQRGRWSMESTVVEVGVSSTDLPRNNNIIDMVQDAVTAALSHTGARNYTVVQLPTVYTNENGETSQQGTAEAGTSEGAASGAASNASGETTAATVIIEDVIETDDEVADGASDRSVTPTPEPEAEGAVGGQLVTAAETPTSSAGSANDAAAEGGNNSGPRRRTRPQVLAQVIHHYRAVQTRLAPFVDRYYEILQNDPTFEDSDTDGRENAQRIFDRVSEAFHYLSHAQHAISDLMLDLSQPGPRVLTCRPILVEQSGYIRSNNIFTPNFLAQPSGIINEPFRNRAPGSASAAGTQTATTAGTQTATTAGTQTATTAGTQTPTTAGTPTAVPPAQAANLQAATDASRSAAAMAEIASRAAGAAAEMAAGAASAAAGAANAAAAAARDLSSDPVEDPVDEPMVAPNAAGAATPAQEQQRLEMDPQLEMARIIQAMVNGQRPNDVHVEFNAPNVMSINLPVHVMTTVRQAPAAGSNETAEQSASDSSSPESAPASGNGESPNAASTSSGTRSGDQRANTLPTTATQTRSTSRPQIQIGGNNNWGGRIAPTHTAFDRFLPCNSHHIREPEQLLQNNSTSRSTSTAPAGGASVLPPTSAAVTRPVTTGRIQRGSNTIRPMWSSRRQRPASEQLSSLGPAAWAQAQTQTTHIPSAHVGAGSTNGAGVGAGRVRPVGGSTINRDRLATRTAHVGGGSTNGGLPSGRRGRLQAATSRLSRHLPTQLANFLINNMRNNAPTASVGSAVAAVGNTAASPSGEAAPIASTTPAAPPQTALPTSTLTPGGDSNNLRSQLRSFLNDSLFVGVPINEQTIPGAIGRALDWFGESLVYLPQYERPEYNSRDSVCNILRVSLRLIIELCNGAPAGVDSAQFEQSLKQICDQFRKRLYSVLFLCLGSANAELYWRQLMRLLCAPMRSNFRNEALQFLCIYIDPTIPAQTDTVDAQQFLVLRSIQGAPPTAADEQPQEQSLDTDVEMADVAASGSNSSPAAELPAVIVGSEPWHMSFPNDWLPVITRDLQTQSEQSNRPQPPFSDAYISGMSAKRRKIIQSEKPTASVECLLANGVQRAIQSVGLGGSNGGSASSSSISMDTVIGSIAHDPTIQAAYTDAVRNSLKERIQRDVDFKASKYPQIAKFTEQK; encoded by the exons ATGCTCATAAACCTTAAGGTGAAGACCTTAGATGCGCGCATCCACGAATTCAGCATCGACAATGAG CTCACCATCCGCCAGTTCAAGGACCAAATAGCCGAGAAGACTAACATTGCGGCGGAGAACCAGCGTATCATCTACCAGGGTCGCGTTCTGGTCGATGATAAGCAGGTGAAGGAATATG ATGTGGATGGCAAGGTGCTCCATGTGGCCGAACGACCACCATTCTCGCAGCGCGGAGCCAACGCCCGCAACAATGATGAACCCATGCGAACCTTCCGCAATGTGGCACGTCCGCAGCCGCCCGGAATGCGCAATTCTCCGTACTTCCGCGCCATCGATGGCATGCTGGTGAGCACCATGGCCATACCGGTGAACAATGGTCCAGTAGCAGGG GCACGTCCTCCTCCGAATCGTTATCCCAACTCGTCGTCCTTCTGCATTAACCGCATCACTGTCGCCCTGCACATGATCGATTGCGCTGACAATATAGCAGCTTATCTGGAAAATCCCGCCATTGGCCTGAACAATCAGTCACTGGACATTCTGCAGCGCGGTCGCTGGTCGATGGAGTCCACAGTCGTGGAAGTAGGTGTCTCCTCGACTGATCTGCCACGCAACAATAACATCATCGATATGGTCCAAGATGCCGTGACCGCTGCTCTTTCGCATACAGGAGCACGCAACTATACGGTGGTGCAGCTGCCCACGGTTTATACCAATGAGAATGGCGAGACCAGCCAGCAGGGAACTGCCGAAGCTGGAACCAGCGAAGGAGCAGCCAGTGGAGCTGCAAGTAATGCTAGTGGTGAAACCACAGCTGCTACTGTGATTATCGAGGATGTTATCGAAACGGACGACGAAGTGGCCGATGGAGCATCAGATCGTTCGGTCACGCCAACACCAGAGCCCGAGGCGGAAGGAGCAGTTGGTGGCCAGCTAGTCACTGCAGCAGAGACTCCCACATCCTCGGCTGGATCAGCAAATGACGCGGCTGCCGAAGGCGGCAACAACTCGGGACCCAGGCGCCGCACTCGTCCTCAGGTGTTGGCCCAAGTTATTCACCACTATCGTGCCGTACAGACTCGCTTGGCGCCTTTTGTTGATCGGTACTATGAGATTCTACAGAATGATCCCACTTTCGAGGACAGT GACACCGATGGTCGCGAGAACGCACAGCGCATCTTCGATCGCGTCTCGGAGGCTTTCCACTACCTTTCGCACGCCCAGCACGCTATATCCGATTTAATGCTTGACCTGTCGCAGCCAGGGCCACGTGTGCTCACCTGCCGACCCATTCTCGTCGAGCAGAGCGGCTACATACGCTCCAATAACATCTTTACGCCCAACTTTTTGGCACAGCCCTCGGGTATTATCAACGAGCCTTTCCGCAATAGAGCACCTGGTTCTGCCTCTGCAGCTGGCACTCAAACGGCCACCACCGCGGGAACTCAAACGGCGACCACCGCGGGCACTCAAACGGCCACCACCGCCGGCACTCAAACGCCCACCACCGCGGGCACTCCAACTGCTGTGCCACCGGCGCAGGCTGCCAATTTGCAGGCGGCCACCGATGCCAGTCGCAGTGCAGCGGCCATGGCGGAGATCGCCAGTCGAGCTGCTGGAGCCGCTGCGGAAATGGCTGCCGGAGCTGCAAGTGCGGCTGCTGGAGCTGCGAATGcggctgccgccgccgctcgCGATTTATCCAGTGATCCAGTAGAGGATCCCGTCGACGAGCCTATGGTAGCGCCAAATGCTGCAGGTGCGGCAACACCAGCACAAGAGCAACAGCGTCTCGAAATGG ATCCCCAATTGGAAATGGCTCGAATTATTCAGGCAATGGTTAATGGTCAACGCCCGAACGACGTCCATGTGGAATTCAATGCCCCCAACGTCATGTCGATTAACTTGCCCGTGCATGTGATGACGACCGTGCGACAGGCTCCGGCAGCTGGATCGAACGAAACAGCGGAACAGTCTGCGTCTGATTCCTCCTCCCCTGAAAGTGCTCCTGCATCGGGCAATGGAGAGTCTCCAAATGCAGCTTCAACATCAAGTGGAACACGCAGTGGCGATCAGAGGGCCAATACCTTGCCCACCACGGCCACCCAAACGCGCTCGACATCAAGACCACAGATTCAGATTGGCGGAAACAACAACTGGGGCGGACGCATTGCTCCGACACACACGGCATTCGACCGCTTTCTGCCTTGCAATAGTCATCACATTCGGGAACCAGAGCAGCTGCTCCAAAACAACAGTACCAGTCGCAGCACCTCGACAGCACCAGCAGGAGGAGCCAGCGTTCTTCCGCCTACATCTGCTGCAGTAACTCGTCCTG TCACCACTGGTCGCATCCAACGCGGCAGTAACACAATCCGCCCAATGTGGTCGTCGCGTCGCCAGCGACCAGCAAGCGAGCAACTAAGCAGCCTGGGACCGGCAGCCTGGGCGCAGGCGCAGACCCAAACCACTCATATTCCAAGTGCCCACGTTGGTGCTGGCAGTACCAATGGGGCCGGAGTCGGAGCCGGGAGAGTGCGGCCCGTGGGAGGATCAACCATCAATCGTGATCGGCTGGCGACTCGAACGGCCCACGTTGGCGGTGGCAGCACCAACGGAGGCTTGCCCTCTGGCCGACGGGGGCGACTACAGGCCGCCACCAGTCGCCTGTCCAGACATTTACCCACCCAACTCGCTAATTTTTTGATTAATAATATGAGAAATAATGCGCCAACAGCTTCGGTAGGCAGCGCAGTCGCCGCCGTCGGAAATACGGCCGCCTCACCATCAGGAGAAGCTGCCCCAATTGCTTCAACCACGCCAGCTGCTCCGCCACAAACTGCTTTGCCGACATCCACACTCACTCCTGGCGGAGACTCGAACAACCTGCGTTCGCAACTGCGCAGCTTCCTCAACGACAGCCTGTTTGTCGGAGTGCCCATCAACGAGCAGACTATCCCGGGGGCCATTGGTCGCGCACTAGACTGGTTCGGGGAGAGCCTGGTCTACCTGCCGCAGTACGAGCGTCCGGAGTACAACTCCCGCGACTCTGTGTGCAACATCCTGCGTGTCAGCCTCCGCTTGATCATCGAGCTTTGTAATGGAGCTCCGGCCGGTGTCGATAGTGCTCAGTTCGAGCAAAGTCTCAAACAGATCTGTGACCAGTTCCGCAAGCGTCTGTACAGCGTTCTCTTCCTGTGCCTTGGAAGCGCGAATGCCGAGCTCTACTGGCGCCAGCTAATGCGCCTGCTTTGCGCACCGATGCGATCCA ACTTCCGCAACGAAGCCCTGCAGTTTTTGTGCATCTACATAGACCCCACGATTCCCGCCCAGACTGACACAGTGGATGCCCAACAGTTCCTGGTTTTGCGCAGCATTCAAGGAGCTCCTCCAACAGCTGCCGACGAG cagccgcaagaGCAATCTCTGGATACGGATGTTGAGATGGCCGACGTGGccgccagcggcagcaacagttCACCGGCAGCCGAGCTACCAGCTGTGATTGTGGGCTCAGAGCCCTGGCACATGAGTTTCCCCAATGATTGGTTGCCTGTGATAACGCGCGACCTACAGACCCAGTCAGAG CAGAGTAATCGTCCCCAGCCGCCTTTCTCGGACGCCTATATCTCGGGCATGTCCGCCAAGCGCCGCAAGATAATTCAGTCGGAAAAGCCCACGGCCAGCGTGGAGTGTCTCTTAGCTAACGGAGTGCAGAGGGCTATCCAGAGCGTCGGCTTGGGTGGAAGCAATGGTGGTAGCGCCTCAAGTTCGTCGATCAGTATGGATACCGTAATCGGATCCATTGCTCACGACCCCACCATTCAGGCTGCCTACACGGATGCGGTGCGCAATAGTTTAAAAGAGCGTATCCAGCGGGATGTGGATTTTAAGGCCAGCAAGTATCCGCAGATTGCCAAGTTCACCGAGCAAAAGTAG
- the LOC6737151 gene encoding large proline-rich protein BAG6 isoform X11, which translates to MLINLKVKTLDARIHEFSIDNELTIRQFKDQIAEKTNIAAENQRIIYQGRVLVDDKQVKEYDVDGKVLHVAERPPFSQRGANARNNDEPMRTFRNVARPQPPGMRNSPYFRAIDGMLVSTMAIPVNNGPVAGARPPPNRYPNSSSFCINRITVALHMIDCADNIAAYLENPAIGLNNQSLDILQRGRWSMESTVVEVGVSSTDLPRNNNIIDMVQDAVTAALSHTGARNYTVVQLPTVYTNENGETSQQGTAEAGTSEGAASGAASNASGETTAATVIIEDVIETDDEVADGASDRSVTPTPEPEAEGAVGGQLVTAAETPTSSAGSANDAAAEGGNNSGPRRRTRPQVLAQVIHHYRAVQTRLAPFVDRYYEILQNDPTFEDSDTDGRENAQRIFDRVSEAFHYLSHAQHAISDLMLDLSQPGPRVLTCRPILVEQSGYIRSNNIFTPNFLAQPSGIINEPFRNRAPGSASAAGTQTATTAGTQTATTAGTQTATTAGTQTPTTAGTPTAVPPAQAANLQAATDASRSAAAMAEIASRAAGAAAEMAAGAASAAAGAANAAAAAARDLSSDPVEDPVDEPMVAPNAAGAATPAQEQQRLEMDHDHDQAQSETPERETRPVPRLRVYVPVTLPPPNPQLEMARIIQAMVNGQRPNDVHVEFNAPNVMSINLPVHVMTTVRQAPAAGSNETAEQSASDSSSPESAPASGNGESPNAASTSSGTRSGDQRANTLPTTATQTRSTSRPQIQIGGNNNWGGRIAPTHTAFDRFLPCNSHHIREPEQLLQNNSTSRSTSTAPAGGASVLPPTSAAVTRPASVGSAVAAVGNTAASPSGEAAPIASTTPAAPPQTALPTSTLTPGGDSNNLRSQLRSFLNDSLFVGVPINEQTIPGAIGRALDWFGESLVYLPQYERPEYNSRDSVCNILRVSLRLIIELCNGAPAGVDSAQFEQSLKQICDQFRKRLYSVLFLCLGSANAELYWRQLMRLLCAPMRSNFRNEALQFLCIYIDPTIPAQTDTVDAQQFLVLRSIQGAPPTAADEQQPQEQSLDTDVEMADVAASGSNSSPAAELPAVIVGSEPWHMSFPNDWLPVITRDLQTQSEQSNRPQPPFSDAYISGMSAKRRKIIQSEKPTASVECLLANGVQRAIQSVGLGGSNGGSASSSSISMDTVIGSIAHDPTIQAAYTDAVRNSLKERIQRDVDFKASKYPQIAKFTEQK; encoded by the exons ATGCTCATAAACCTTAAGGTGAAGACCTTAGATGCGCGCATCCACGAATTCAGCATCGACAATGAG CTCACCATCCGCCAGTTCAAGGACCAAATAGCCGAGAAGACTAACATTGCGGCGGAGAACCAGCGTATCATCTACCAGGGTCGCGTTCTGGTCGATGATAAGCAGGTGAAGGAATATG ATGTGGATGGCAAGGTGCTCCATGTGGCCGAACGACCACCATTCTCGCAGCGCGGAGCCAACGCCCGCAACAATGATGAACCCATGCGAACCTTCCGCAATGTGGCACGTCCGCAGCCGCCCGGAATGCGCAATTCTCCGTACTTCCGCGCCATCGATGGCATGCTGGTGAGCACCATGGCCATACCGGTGAACAATGGTCCAGTAGCAGGG GCACGTCCTCCTCCGAATCGTTATCCCAACTCGTCGTCCTTCTGCATTAACCGCATCACTGTCGCCCTGCACATGATCGATTGCGCTGACAATATAGCAGCTTATCTGGAAAATCCCGCCATTGGCCTGAACAATCAGTCACTGGACATTCTGCAGCGCGGTCGCTGGTCGATGGAGTCCACAGTCGTGGAAGTAGGTGTCTCCTCGACTGATCTGCCACGCAACAATAACATCATCGATATGGTCCAAGATGCCGTGACCGCTGCTCTTTCGCATACAGGAGCACGCAACTATACGGTGGTGCAGCTGCCCACGGTTTATACCAATGAGAATGGCGAGACCAGCCAGCAGGGAACTGCCGAAGCTGGAACCAGCGAAGGAGCAGCCAGTGGAGCTGCAAGTAATGCTAGTGGTGAAACCACAGCTGCTACTGTGATTATCGAGGATGTTATCGAAACGGACGACGAAGTGGCCGATGGAGCATCAGATCGTTCGGTCACGCCAACACCAGAGCCCGAGGCGGAAGGAGCAGTTGGTGGCCAGCTAGTCACTGCAGCAGAGACTCCCACATCCTCGGCTGGATCAGCAAATGACGCGGCTGCCGAAGGCGGCAACAACTCGGGACCCAGGCGCCGCACTCGTCCTCAGGTGTTGGCCCAAGTTATTCACCACTATCGTGCCGTACAGACTCGCTTGGCGCCTTTTGTTGATCGGTACTATGAGATTCTACAGAATGATCCCACTTTCGAGGACAGT GACACCGATGGTCGCGAGAACGCACAGCGCATCTTCGATCGCGTCTCGGAGGCTTTCCACTACCTTTCGCACGCCCAGCACGCTATATCCGATTTAATGCTTGACCTGTCGCAGCCAGGGCCACGTGTGCTCACCTGCCGACCCATTCTCGTCGAGCAGAGCGGCTACATACGCTCCAATAACATCTTTACGCCCAACTTTTTGGCACAGCCCTCGGGTATTATCAACGAGCCTTTCCGCAATAGAGCACCTGGTTCTGCCTCTGCAGCTGGCACTCAAACGGCCACCACCGCGGGAACTCAAACGGCGACCACCGCGGGCACTCAAACGGCCACCACCGCCGGCACTCAAACGCCCACCACCGCGGGCACTCCAACTGCTGTGCCACCGGCGCAGGCTGCCAATTTGCAGGCGGCCACCGATGCCAGTCGCAGTGCAGCGGCCATGGCGGAGATCGCCAGTCGAGCTGCTGGAGCCGCTGCGGAAATGGCTGCCGGAGCTGCAAGTGCGGCTGCTGGAGCTGCGAATGcggctgccgccgccgctcgCGATTTATCCAGTGATCCAGTAGAGGATCCCGTCGACGAGCCTATGGTAGCGCCAAATGCTGCAGGTGCGGCAACACCAGCACAAGAGCAACAGCGTCTCGAAATGG ATCACGACCACGATCAAGCTCAAAGTGAAACTCCCGAACGAGAAACCCGACCAGTGCCTAGGCTGCGTGTCTATGTGCCAGTGACTTTGCCACCGCCCA ATCCCCAATTGGAAATGGCTCGAATTATTCAGGCAATGGTTAATGGTCAACGCCCGAACGACGTCCATGTGGAATTCAATGCCCCCAACGTCATGTCGATTAACTTGCCCGTGCATGTGATGACGACCGTGCGACAGGCTCCGGCAGCTGGATCGAACGAAACAGCGGAACAGTCTGCGTCTGATTCCTCCTCCCCTGAAAGTGCTCCTGCATCGGGCAATGGAGAGTCTCCAAATGCAGCTTCAACATCAAGTGGAACACGCAGTGGCGATCAGAGGGCCAATACCTTGCCCACCACGGCCACCCAAACGCGCTCGACATCAAGACCACAGATTCAGATTGGCGGAAACAACAACTGGGGCGGACGCATTGCTCCGACACACACGGCATTCGACCGCTTTCTGCCTTGCAATAGTCATCACATTCGGGAACCAGAGCAGCTGCTCCAAAACAACAGTACCAGTCGCAGCACCTCGACAGCACCAGCAGGAGGAGCCAGCGTTCTTCCGCCTACATCTGCTGCAGTAACTCGTCCTG CTTCGGTAGGCAGCGCAGTCGCCGCCGTCGGAAATACGGCCGCCTCACCATCAGGAGAAGCTGCCCCAATTGCTTCAACCACGCCAGCTGCTCCGCCACAAACTGCTTTGCCGACATCCACACTCACTCCTGGCGGAGACTCGAACAACCTGCGTTCGCAACTGCGCAGCTTCCTCAACGACAGCCTGTTTGTCGGAGTGCCCATCAACGAGCAGACTATCCCGGGGGCCATTGGTCGCGCACTAGACTGGTTCGGGGAGAGCCTGGTCTACCTGCCGCAGTACGAGCGTCCGGAGTACAACTCCCGCGACTCTGTGTGCAACATCCTGCGTGTCAGCCTCCGCTTGATCATCGAGCTTTGTAATGGAGCTCCGGCCGGTGTCGATAGTGCTCAGTTCGAGCAAAGTCTCAAACAGATCTGTGACCAGTTCCGCAAGCGTCTGTACAGCGTTCTCTTCCTGTGCCTTGGAAGCGCGAATGCCGAGCTCTACTGGCGCCAGCTAATGCGCCTGCTTTGCGCACCGATGCGATCCA ACTTCCGCAACGAAGCCCTGCAGTTTTTGTGCATCTACATAGACCCCACGATTCCCGCCCAGACTGACACAGTGGATGCCCAACAGTTCCTGGTTTTGCGCAGCATTCAAGGAGCTCCTCCAACAGCTGCCGACGAG cagcagccgcaagaGCAATCTCTGGATACGGATGTTGAGATGGCCGACGTGGccgccagcggcagcaacagttCACCGGCAGCCGAGCTACCAGCTGTGATTGTGGGCTCAGAGCCCTGGCACATGAGTTTCCCCAATGATTGGTTGCCTGTGATAACGCGCGACCTACAGACCCAGTCAGAG CAGAGTAATCGTCCCCAGCCGCCTTTCTCGGACGCCTATATCTCGGGCATGTCCGCCAAGCGCCGCAAGATAATTCAGTCGGAAAAGCCCACGGCCAGCGTGGAGTGTCTCTTAGCTAACGGAGTGCAGAGGGCTATCCAGAGCGTCGGCTTGGGTGGAAGCAATGGTGGTAGCGCCTCAAGTTCGTCGATCAGTATGGATACCGTAATCGGATCCATTGCTCACGACCCCACCATTCAGGCTGCCTACACGGATGCGGTGCGCAATAGTTTAAAAGAGCGTATCCAGCGGGATGTGGATTTTAAGGCCAGCAAGTATCCGCAGATTGCCAAGTTCACCGAGCAAAAGTAG